In Esox lucius isolate fEsoLuc1 chromosome 22, fEsoLuc1.pri, whole genome shotgun sequence, the genomic window TTATGAACGACAGTTTGCAAAAGAATAGTAGATACTGGTCTGAGTGACTGAACAGCTAATAGGGGAATTCACAACAAAGATCTTGTTAGACTAGAATATTTCTCGGAACCTTCTGTTCATTTGTGCCCACAGAGACATCTCTccgacataaacacacacaagaatTGGAGTTGACCAGTTGATCTGGGTTTTGTGTCTTGTGTTTACATTCCCATCTTTCAATTGCTTGGACATCCTTCATGTGGATCCCCGCAACATGTAGTTGGCAATGTGAATTATGGAACATTAGGTTCAGCTGAATATCTGGTTAGCATACATTAATATCAAGATAGGTAACATGCCTGTTCTGTAGGCCAATAGCCTGGCCTGTATTGTGCAGTGTCTGGCAGTCTCCTGAGAGACCCCGGGAGGTTGGACCGACTCTGAAGCGGTAGGCTGGGGGTCCTTCCTATAGAAGCCATGCTGGAGAAGAGGCACACTGGCAGCTACAGAGGCCAGAACCCTAACCAGCTCTCTCATGTTCTGGCGCAGGTTGGAGAAGTATGGCTCCATGCAGAAGTTCTCAAGACCTGTAGCACAACCCTGTGTCAACTATGCAAACCATAACGTCTACCATTCATTTAACAACACCTATACAAGGGACGGCATAGCCTCTCAAGGAAGGGAGTTTCAAGTACTTTTATGGGTATGTTTTGGATAAGAAATAGCCCAAATACCGCTAGCTAACGACCACTAATTCGTTAACAAGTGTGGTTGAAAGGTACTGACCTATTGTGGCGAGAATGTCACGGTGGCGCTGTTCTTGTAAGATGAGGAACTCTCTGGAGAAAGTGTCCATGTTCTGTTTCATCTGCCTATGGAACAAGTCCCCAATGTCCAGGTCAGGGCAGTCCTCTGATATCCTCCCCATGAATTCACACCCACTAGAGGTCTCCATCACGAACTGCTGGAAGCTAAGGGCCAGGGGCTGCATTGCCACACCGATGTGAGGCCGGCTGTTAGACTTGAGCTTCTCTGACGCGATGGCATCCAGCACTGCTTCTTGGGAAATGGAGTCCATCCCGTTACATCCCCCCACCAACAGACTAAACTCCGGATCGCCAGGCCAGAAAGAGATGCGGCTTACCCCAACTGAAGGTGACAGACAAGGAACAATACTTCAAAAGTGAACTCTGTGGGTGTGTTCTTGTCTCCACAGTTGACTGCAAATCTAGTGAGGTTAGGGCATTTGGTTTCTCCACACTAGTAGAAAAGGCCATTTTCAGCTCGGGGTTGGGATTAGATGTTGGAGTAAGAATTAGGGTTAGCTTTAGGGTTTTGGGGATAAGGAAAGTAGGATTTTAAATGGGCATACATCTTTGTCCCTAAAATGTAGTATTACAGATCCTTGAAAACTCTGCAAAACAACATTTACAACAACATTTACCATacaaaaattgcttttttagGCTTAGGGGTTAGTTAAGGTTAGCTTTAGATTCATAgtaagaatttggggagttagggttaatgttattgtaagggattttttttttttaaggaaatcAATTGATTGCAAAGTGATAGTAACACAGACACATGTGGgcttatgtctgtgtgtgtgagggtatTTTACCATTGATGAGCATCTTGAGGCAGGTGGCACAGGGTTTCCTAGAAAAGTAGAGTTCTGAAGCAGCCAGCTTGGGCCCATGTCTGATCACAGCTACCTGCCCAGCATGGAGCTCAGAACCGGAGCAATGGAGACCCAACACCCTCTGGTCCCGGACCACCACCAGACCTGTACTCCGCGTCtaacacaaagaaacatacaGAGATGAGGAAAGTGATGAAACTCATGGTCATTTATAGATACCTATTTGCTTATTACTACTGAACCATGAGttagtattgggacagtaaagctTGTTTCCTTCTTTAGTCTTTATGCtcagataaataaatatttaaaatattaaatgtcagttgttattttaacagtatttgtgtatatattgatTTGTACAATTTAGCCTATATATTATAGTAGGTtttgtacaaccccgtttccaaaaatgtagaaaatagtacaaacacaacatatcaattgttgaaatggagaaattttattgtttcttgaaaaatgtatttccactaTAAatctgatgccagcaacatttcaaaaaagttgagacaagggcaacaaaatactggaagttgtgtaatgctaagaaAGTAAAGCTGGTGGAAagtctcacaactaattaggttaattggcaacaggtcagtaacatgatcattccagagaggatgggtctgtcagaagtgtggatgggttcaccactctgtgaaagacagcgcaggcaaatagtgcagcaattgaacatttctcaacatacaTATTGGGGATCTCAATCTATGGCACATATCATTCAAAAATGCacagaatccggagaaatctcagtacgcaagggacaagggtgAAAACCAATATCGGAAGGCTGTGATGTTCAGGCCTTCAGGAGGCACTACATTAAAAATAGACAATTCTGTattggacatcactgcatgggttcaggaacCCTTCCAAAAAcctttgtctgtgaacacagtgcatcgctgcatccacaaattaGTTAAAATGTAACCATGctaagaagaaaccatatataaacaagatccagaaatgctgccgccttctctgggctcaACCTCATTTAAGacggactgaggcaaagtgaaaaactgtcctgtggactgacaaatgtgaaattatttttgggaatcatggatgccgtgtcTTCTAGACTAGAAAGGGACCATCCAGTTAGTTATCAGTGCACAgatcaaaagccagcatccgtgatgggggtgcattagtgcagatctgtgaaagcaccattatTACTGACcaaatacaggttttggagtaacATATGTTGCCACCCAAAcaatctttttcagggaaggccttgcttattttagcaagacaatgccaaaccacattctgtacgTATTTTAACAGCATGGCTTCGTAGtgaaagagtccaggtgctcaactggcctgtctgcagtccagacctgctgaaaacatttgacccattatgaaatgaaaaacacgacaaaggagaccccgaactgttgagcaggtgaaatcctatatcaagcaagaatgggaatacatttcactttcaaaactacaacaaatggtctcctcagttcccaacgcttagagcagtgtttcccattCCTGGTTCTCGGGTACCAAAGGGGtgcagatttttgtttttgcccaagcactcacacaccggtttcaaatgttgccctaccactcacacacttacacactattgacgtaatcaacctgtcatcaagtctttcatttgaatcaggtgtgtgagtgcttgggcaaaaacaaaaacatgggtcccgaggaccaggattgggaaacaccggcttagagtattgttaaaagaagaggtg contains:
- the cdadc1 gene encoding cytidine and dCMP deaminase domain-containing protein 1 isoform X2; protein product: METTNAVQSIQDFTPSCAASCKCKGYQDVKEDSIQTETKVQGHGPRLSKANLFTLLSLWMELFPREEKEDRNENEIVAQTRSTGLVVVRDQRVLGLHCSGSELHAGQVAVIRHGPKLAASELYFSRKPCATCLKMLINVGVSRISFWPGDPEFSLLVGGCNGMDSISQEAVLDAIASEKLKSNSRPHIGVAMQPLALSFQQFVMETSSGCEFMGRISEDCPDLDIGDLFHRQMKQNMDTFSREFLILQEQRHRDILATIGLENFCMEPYFSNLRQNMRELVRVLASVAASVPLLQHGFYRKDPQPTASESVQPPGVSQETARHCTIQARLLAYRTEDSKIGVGAVIWAEGKFGGCDGTGRLYLVGCGYNAYPVGSEYGEYPQMGNKQQDRKRRKYRYIIHAEQNALSFRSAEIREEENTMLFVTKCPCDECIPLIQGAGVKQIYTTDLDSGKDKGDISYLRFSGLRGVLKFIKTTQWDTFEHIFWLQTDVWGSTEDRLNRNPTVIRGRGQQ
- the cdadc1 gene encoding cytidine and dCMP deaminase domain-containing protein 1 isoform X3, with the translated sequence METTNAVQSIQDFTPSCAASCKCKGYQDVKEDSIQTETKVQGHGPRLSKANLFTLLSLWMELFPREEKEDRNENEIVAQTRSTGLVVVRDQRVLGLHCSGSELHAGQVAVIRHGPKLAASELYFSRKPCATCLKMLINVGVSRISFWPGDPEFSLLVGGCNGMDSISQEAVLDAIASEKLKSNSRPHIGVAMQPLALSFQQFVMETSSGCEFMGRISEDCPDLDIGDLFHRQMKQNMDTFSREFLILQEQRHRDILATIGLENFCMEPYFSNLRQNMRELVRVLASVAASVPLLQHGFYRKDPQPTASESVQPPGVSQETARHCTIQARLLAYRTEDSKIGVGAVIWAEGKFGGCDGTGRLYLVGCGYNAYPVGSEYGEYPQMGNKQQDRKRRKYRYIIHAEQNALSFRSAEIREEENTMLFVTKCPCDECIPLIQGAGVKQIYTTDLDSGKDKGDISYLRFSGLRGVLKFIWQKTSLTRCASEHAGPHLASELSFSRRMCGEAQKTG